Below is a window of Hydrogenimonas sp. DNA.
CGGGTTACGATCTGACCATGGCCGAGAGAGTTACAAAAGAGGATTCTAAGGTGAAGATTCTCGATAGAAGAGGGCAGCTTCTAAAGAGCTTCGACAGCGGCCTGGTGGTTGCGTTCGGGGCGGGTGACATCACCTACCAGATCAGAGGGCTAAAGTAGTGCGTGAAGAGATTTCCAAGTTAAAGAGCGGTGAGGTGAAAATAGCCGAGCAGCTCGATCTGCAGGGGTATGTAGAGAGGATAAGAGAGCTCTTCGCCCGCGACAAACCTCTATATCTCGAAGGCGACAGGGGGTTGCACTTCAGGTTTGTAAAAGAGCTTGCAGATATCGACTTCAAAGCTCCACCCAAGGTTAAAAACCTGGACGATCTCTGGATGCGCCTCTCGAAGCAGGCGGTCCCGCAGCCGGCCGAAATATTCGAAGCGGTAAAGATCGTGCGCTATTTTATCTATCTGAAAAGCCTGAAAATAGAGGGTGAAGCGGGTGAATGGCTCAAAAGTATCGAAATACCGGCAGAGATTAGAGAGATAGAGTCGATGTTCGACGAAAAGGGGAGGCTTCTCGAGAGTGTCGACGAGCGGCTGGCATCTTTGCACAGCGCGCTGAAGCAGAACAGGGAGTCTATACGCCAGACACTCTCGCGTATGGTGGGAAGTCAGAAGCTTGCCCCCTATCTGGTCGACAGGCAGATCCATTATATAAACGAAGAGGAGGCGCTTCTGGTTCGCGGCGGATTCAACCGTGTTCTGAAAGGATCCATCATAGGCCGTACGACCGGCGGCTTTTTCTACGTCCTGCCCGAAGCAATTGGAAAGCTGAAGGAGAGAGAGGCGGGCATAGCCGGCAGACTGGAGGAGGTCTACTACGAGATATCGAAAAAGATCGGTACCGCAATGGGCGGGTGGCTGAAATTTTTCCGCTTTATAGACAGGGCCTTCGACCGTTTCGACCACTACCAGGCCAGGATAGCCCTGGCGCGTATGCAGGACCTTGTATTCATACTTCCGGAGTCTTCGAACTCCATAGTCCTGACCGATTTCGTCCATCCGGCTCTTACGCATCCGAAACCGGTAAATATAGATTTCAGCAGGCCGGTGTTGATGATTACAGGTGTAAATGCCGGAGGAAAGACGATGCTGCTGAAGTCGATTCTCGCATCTGCCTGGCTTGCGAAACATCTTCTGCCTATGAGGTGCAACCCGAACAGGACCCGTATAGGGAGCTTCCGCAGGATCGAGGCGATAATAGAGGACCCCCAGAGTGTAAAGAACGACATCTCCACGTTTGCGGGACGGATGAGAGAGTTTTCACGCCTCTTCGGCCAAAACGGAGTACTGGTCGGAGTCGACGAAATAGAGCTGGGAACCGACAGTGACGAAGCGGCAAGCCTCTTCAAGGTCATGATAGAGGAGCTGGTAAAAAGGGATATCAAGATCGTCATCACCACCCACCACAAGCGTCTGGCGGCGATGATGGCCGGTGACGGGAGAGTGGAGCTGGCCGCTGCTCTCTACGACGAGAAGAACAGAATCCCGACTTACACCTTTCTGCAGGGTATCATAGGTAAAAGCTACGCATTCGAAACCGCCGAGAGGTACGGTGTTCCGAAGAACATAGTCAAGCTCGCAAGGATCGAGTACGGCGAGGACAAGGAGAGGCTCAACGAACTCATAGAGCGCTCCAGCACCCTAGAAAAAGAGCTTCGCCAAAAGAGAGAGGAGCTCGAGAGAGAGATAGAGGAGCTGGAGCGTGAGAAGGAGCGCTACAGAGAGCTGAACGACTCTATGGAGGCTGAACTCTATGCCAAGAAGCGGGAGCTCGAAAAGATATACGAGGAGGCGACCAGAGAGGCCAGAAAAGCTCTGAAGATGAGAGATGAAAGATCGATCCACAGGCAGCTCGACCGTGCACACAAAAGTGTGAAAAGGGCTAAGATAGAGGCTCCGAAGAGGGTGGAGAAGTTCAAAGTGGGCGATACGGTAAAGTACCGCAAGAACAGGGGGGTCATCGTGGCTTTGAAGGCCAAAGAGGCAACTATCGAAGTGGAAGGAATAAAGTTTCGTGTTCCGCTTGGCGAGCTGAAGCGCTCCGGGAACCCGCCTCCCTCTCCCAAGCCCAGGAGCAGCGTCACCCTTGAGCGAAACAGTGCGACTGCCGGTGTCAAACTGGACCTCCACGGACTCAGGGCCGACGAGGCTGTAGAGAGACTCGACAGGTTCATATCGGATGCTCTTTTGGCGGGATTCGACGAGGTATTGGTCTATCACGGTATCGGTACCGGAAAACTTGCCCATGCGGTGCGCACCTTTCTGAAAGGGCATCCGAGTGTAAAGTCGTTCCATGACGCTCCGCCGCATATGGGAGGCTTCGGCGCCACCGTAGTTGAGCTCTGATTTCACTTTTTACACCGCTTCCAGTATAATTTGTCTGAATAACTGATCTTATGTAAAAAGCGTAACATCATCTCGAAATCTGCGATTTCGTAGCTTCAGGGGGGGGTGCAGGGGACGGCCGGTCCCCGCCAAAGCTTGGGCTTCGCCCAAGCTTTGCGTAAGATCAGTGAATAATAATGGAGTGAAAGATGGAAAAGATACACAACCTCGTAATTGTAGGTGCAGGTCCCGCCGGAATCGCCACGGCGGTAGAGAGCTATATACTCGGAATACGGGATATAGTGGTTCTGGAGAAGGATCAGAATCACAATGCCACGATTCGGAAATATTACAAAGATAACAAGCGTGTAGACAAAGACTGGAAGGGCCAGAAGGTCGAACTCGACGGCAACATCTACTTCGTGGACGGAACGAAAGAGAGCACTCTCGATTTTTTCGATGAGATCATCGCACACCACTCGGTGGAGCTCCGAACCCATACGGAGGTTCAAAAGATT
It encodes the following:
- a CDS encoding recombination inhibitory protein MutS2, producing the protein MREEISKLKSGEVKIAEQLDLQGYVERIRELFARDKPLYLEGDRGLHFRFVKELADIDFKAPPKVKNLDDLWMRLSKQAVPQPAEIFEAVKIVRYFIYLKSLKIEGEAGEWLKSIEIPAEIREIESMFDEKGRLLESVDERLASLHSALKQNRESIRQTLSRMVGSQKLAPYLVDRQIHYINEEEALLVRGGFNRVLKGSIIGRTTGGFFYVLPEAIGKLKEREAGIAGRLEEVYYEISKKIGTAMGGWLKFFRFIDRAFDRFDHYQARIALARMQDLVFILPESSNSIVLTDFVHPALTHPKPVNIDFSRPVLMITGVNAGGKTMLLKSILASAWLAKHLLPMRCNPNRTRIGSFRRIEAIIEDPQSVKNDISTFAGRMREFSRLFGQNGVLVGVDEIELGTDSDEAASLFKVMIEELVKRDIKIVITTHHKRLAAMMAGDGRVELAAALYDEKNRIPTYTFLQGIIGKSYAFETAERYGVPKNIVKLARIEYGEDKERLNELIERSSTLEKELRQKREELEREIEELEREKERYRELNDSMEAELYAKKRELEKIYEEATREARKALKMRDERSIHRQLDRAHKSVKRAKIEAPKRVEKFKVGDTVKYRKNRGVIVALKAKEATIEVEGIKFRVPLGELKRSGNPPPSPKPRSSVTLERNSATAGVKLDLHGLRADEAVERLDRFISDALLAGFDEVLVYHGIGTGKLAHAVRTFLKGHPSVKSFHDAPPHMGGFGATVVEL